A single genomic interval of Suncus etruscus isolate mSunEtr1 chromosome 12, mSunEtr1.pri.cur, whole genome shotgun sequence harbors:
- the CNNM3 gene encoding LOW QUALITY PROTEIN: metal transporter CNNM3 (The sequence of the model RefSeq protein was modified relative to this genomic sequence to represent the inferred CDS: deleted 4 bases in 3 codons), whose product MAAVVALAEAARLGWWVAAFCLGAAAGGEAVRKPRVLGVCLEEDGAAAAEWARGGDNPDAPEEATFRLRLWGPGLANSSWSWVGPEGGGGGGGGARRGRGCAGGGASAPLQEVVTPAGEWRALLRVRAAAGSPRSELLLLRVRVEPAEAAAEAAPPWALALAAAGLLALAALARGLQLSALALAPAEVQVLLRESGSEAERAAARRLEPGAALGGCALSAWLLLACLAQAALVVLLERAAGPRAVLGVLGGAGLAFLLGEVAPAAVSGALTLALAPRALQLSRLAVLLTLPVALPVGQLLERAARPGWLRERVLELARGAGDPAGELGKGALRGRTVEDVLTPLQDCFMLDAGAVLDFGVLAAIMQSGHTRIPVYEDERSNIVDMLYLKDLAFVDPEDRTPLSTITRFYNHPLHFVFNDTKLDAVLEEFKRGKSHLAIVQKVNNEGEGDPFYEVLGLVTLEDVIEEIIKSEILDESEDYRDTVVRRKPTSLSAPLQRKEEFSLFTGPDDLCKVKISPQLLLATQRFLSREVDVFSPLRISEKVLLHLLKHPSVNQEVRFDEHNRRAAHHYLYQRSQPVDYFVLILQGRVEVEIGKEGLKFENGAFTYYGVSALTTPSSVHQSPVASLQSARQDIPPEPADVARPSTYCPDYTVRALSDLQLVKVTRIQYLNALLATRAQNLPQLPENAELQIIPSSQALLCNDKAAATIATGSNHSRSGLPSDESPGRNPGV is encoded by the exons ATGGCGGCGGTGGTGGCGCTGGCGGAGGCGGCTCGGCTGGGCTGGTGGGTGGCCGCGTTCTGCTTGGGCGCCGCCGCGGGGGGGGAGGCGGTGCGGAAGCCGCGCGTGTTGGGCGTCTGTCTGGAGGAGGACGGAGCCGCCGCCGCGGAGTGGGCGCGCGGAGGGGACAACCCGGACGCGCCCGAGGAGGCGACCTTCCGCCTGCGCCTGTGGGGCCCGGGCTTGGCCAACAGCTCGTGGTCCTGGGTGGGCcccgaggggggggggggggggggggggggggcgcggcgGGGGCGTGGCTGCGCCGGAGGCGGGGCTTCGGCGCCTCTGCAGGAGGTCGTGACCCCCGCGGGCGAGTGGCGCGCGCTGCTGCGCGTGCGCGCGGCGGCCGGGTCTCCGCGCtcggagctgctgctgctgcgcgtGCGCGTGGAGCCGGCCGAAGCCGCGGCGGAGGCGGCGCCGCCCTGGGCCCTGGCGCTGGCGGCGGCGGGGCTGCTGGCGCTGGCGGCGCTGGCG CGGGGCCTGCAGCTGAGCGCGCTGGCGCTGGCGCCCGCCGAGGTGCAGGTGCTGCTGCGCGAGAGCGGCTCGGAGGCGGAGCGCGCGGCGGCGCGGCGCCTGGAGCCGGGGGCGGCGCTGGGC GGCTGCGCGCTGAGCGCGTGGCTGCTGCTGGCCTGCCTGGCGCAGGCGGCGCTGGTGGTGCTGCTGGAGCGCGCGGCGGGCCCGCGCGCCGTGCTGGGCGTGCTGGGCGGCGCGGGGCTGGCCTTCCTGCTGGGCGAGGTGGCGCCGGCCGCCGTGAGCGGGGCGCTGACGCTGGCGCTGGCCCCGCGCGCGCTGCAGCTGAGCCGCCTGGCCGTGCTGCTCACGCTGCCCGTGGCGCTGCCCGTCGGGCAGCTGCTGGAGCGCGCGGCGCGGCCCGGCTGGCTGCGCGAGCGCGTGCTGGAGCTGGCGCGCGGGGCGGGCGACCCGGCCGGCGAGCTGGGCAAGGGCGCGCTGCGCGGCCGCACCGTGGAGGACGTGCTCACGCCGCTGCAG GACTGCTTCATGCTGGACGCGGGCGCCGTGCTGGACTTCGGCGTGCTGGCCGCCATCATGCAGAGCGGCCACACGCGCATCCCCGTGTACGAGGACGAGCGCTCCAACATCGTGGACATGCTCTACCTCAAGGACCTGGCCTTCGTCGACCCCGAGGACCGCACGCCGCTCAGCACCATCACGCGCTTCTACAACCACCCGCTGCACTTCGTGTTCAACGACACCAAGCTGGACGCCGTCCTGGAGGAGTTCAAGCGAG GGAAATCTCATCTGGCCATAGTGCAGAAGGTGAACAACGAGGGCGAGGGTGACCCCTTCTACGAGGTGCTGGGCCTGGTCACACTGGAGGACGTCATCGAGGAGATCATCAAGTCTGAGATCCTGGACGAGTCTGAAGACTACC GAGACACAGTGGTGAGGAGGAAACCCACCTCCCTAAGTGCCCCTCTTCAGAGGAAGGAGGAATTTTCCCTCTTCACGGGGCCCGACGATCTCTGTAAAGTCAAGATCTCACCACAGCTGCTCTTGGCCACTCAGCGCTTCCTCTCCAGAG AGGTGGACGTTTTCAGCCCACTACGGATCTCAGAGAAGGTCCTGCTGCACCTGCTGAAGCACCCCAGTGTCAACCAGGAAGTGAGGTTTGACGAGCACAACCGCCGGGCTGCCCACCACTACCTGTACCAGCGCAGCCAGCCTGTCGATTACTTCGTGCTCATCCTGCAG GGCAGGGTTGAGGTGGAGATTGGGAAAGAGGGCCTGAAGTTCGAGAACGGGGCCTTCACCTACTACGGAGTGTCGGCCCTGACCACACCCTCCTCAG TTCACCAGTCCCCAGTGGCCTCCCTTCAGTCTGCACGTCAGGACATACCACCGGAACCTGCTGATGTTGCCCGGCCGTCCACCTACTGCCCAGACTACACCGTGCGAGCACTCTCTGACCTGCAGCTTGTGAAG GTCACACGGATCCAGTACCTCAATGCACTCCTGGCAACCCGAGCCCAGAACTTGCCCCAGTTGCCCGAGAATGCGGAGCTGCAGATAATCCCGAGCAGCCAGGCTCTGCTGTGCAATGACAAGGCTGCAGCCACCATTGCCACAG